In a genomic window of Nostoc sp. UHCC 0870:
- a CDS encoding ParA family protein: protein MPKIIAILNGKGGVGKTTTAVNLAAQFGKKKKVILVDTDIQGSASWWFGRNEKGMGFDLSQETNPQLLSQLQAIQGYDLVVVDTPPALHSEALATVVAIADYLVLPTPPAAMDLAALIETVKAAVIPAGVPHRVLLTKVDTRSINEAIEAQHTLQRLGIPACKSFIRIYKAHERAALEGVAINQWRGNNAREAESDYRRVAEELQRDWRK from the coding sequence GTGCCAAAAATCATCGCTATTCTTAATGGTAAGGGAGGAGTCGGTAAAACGACTACCGCAGTTAATTTGGCTGCCCAGTTTGGGAAGAAGAAAAAAGTTATTCTTGTAGACACAGATATTCAAGGTTCTGCTAGCTGGTGGTTTGGGCGGAATGAGAAAGGTATGGGATTTGACCTATCTCAAGAAACAAATCCTCAACTGTTAAGTCAGTTGCAAGCAATCCAAGGTTACGATCTAGTAGTAGTGGATACGCCGCCCGCGCTGCACTCGGAAGCCTTGGCTACCGTAGTAGCGATCGCAGATTATCTAGTGTTACCTACACCTCCAGCCGCAATGGATTTAGCCGCCCTGATTGAAACAGTCAAGGCCGCTGTAATTCCTGCTGGTGTTCCCCATCGGGTATTACTCACAAAGGTTGATACACGGAGTATAAATGAAGCAATAGAAGCCCAACACACTCTCCAAAGGCTAGGGATTCCGGCTTGTAAGTCTTTTATTCGGATCTATAAAGCCCACGAACGGGCAGCATTGGAAGGTGTGGCAATTAATCAATGGCGAGGAAATAATGCTAGAGAGGCGGAATCAGACTACCGCCGCGTAGCTGAAGAATTACAGCGTGATTGGAGAAAATAA